The Nocardioides humi genome includes a region encoding these proteins:
- the arsB gene encoding ACR3 family arsenite efflux transporter: MSDAVRETPAAGADSPVLQRLSTLDRFLPVWIGVAMVAGLLLGRLVDGLDDALAAVEIGSVSLPIAIGLLVMMYPVLAKVRYNELGHVTSDRRLLATSIALNWVLGPALMFALAWLLLPDLPEYRTGLIIVGLARCIAMVLIWNDLACGDREAAAILVAINAVFQILAFAVLGYFYLQVLPGWLGLDQTDLDVSMWSIAKSVLVFLGIPLAAGFLTRTLGERAKGREWYETTLLPRIGPWALYGLLFTIVLLFALQGDTITNQPLDVVRIAVPLLVYFALMWGGSMLLTRALGFDYPRATAVSFTAAGNNFELAIAVAIGVFGVASGQALAGVVGPLIEVPVLVGLVYVSLWARKFFPDRATTQPDTRPSSTDPSGAPR; encoded by the coding sequence ATGAGCGACGCCGTCCGCGAGACACCGGCCGCCGGCGCCGACAGCCCAGTACTCCAGCGGCTCTCGACCCTGGACCGGTTCCTCCCAGTGTGGATCGGGGTGGCGATGGTTGCCGGGCTGCTGCTCGGCCGGCTCGTCGACGGCCTCGACGACGCCCTCGCCGCCGTGGAAATCGGCTCGGTCTCCCTGCCCATCGCCATCGGTCTGCTCGTGATGATGTACCCGGTCCTCGCCAAGGTCCGCTACAACGAGCTCGGCCACGTCACCAGCGACCGCCGCCTCCTGGCGACCTCGATCGCCCTGAACTGGGTCCTGGGCCCAGCACTGATGTTCGCCCTGGCCTGGCTGCTGCTGCCGGACCTGCCGGAGTACCGCACTGGCCTCATCATCGTCGGCCTCGCCCGGTGCATCGCGATGGTGCTGATCTGGAACGACCTCGCCTGCGGCGACCGAGAGGCCGCCGCCATCCTGGTCGCCATCAACGCGGTCTTCCAGATCCTGGCCTTCGCCGTCCTCGGATACTTCTACCTCCAGGTCCTGCCCGGCTGGCTCGGACTCGACCAGACCGACCTCGACGTCTCCATGTGGAGCATCGCCAAGTCCGTGCTCGTCTTCCTCGGGATCCCGCTCGCCGCGGGGTTCCTGACTCGCACCCTGGGCGAACGCGCCAAGGGCCGCGAGTGGTACGAGACGACCTTGCTGCCCCGCATCGGACCCTGGGCGCTCTACGGGCTGCTGTTCACCATCGTCCTGCTGTTCGCGCTCCAGGGCGACACGATCACCAACCAGCCTCTCGACGTCGTTCGCATCGCCGTACCGCTGCTGGTCTACTTCGCCCTCATGTGGGGCGGCTCCATGCTGCTGACCAGGGCGCTGGGGTTCGACTACCCACGCGCGACCGCCGTCTCCTTCACCGCCGCCGGCAACAACTTCGAGCTCGCCATCGCCGTGGCCATCGGCGTCTTCGGCGTCGCCTCGGGCCAAGCACTCGCCGGCGTCGTCGGCCCGCTCATCGAGGTCCCCGTCCTCGTCGGCCTCGTCTACGTCAGCCTCTGGGCCCGCAAGTTCTTCCCCGACCGCGCCACCACCCAGCCCGACACCCGCCCCTCCTCGACCGATCCCTCAGGAGCGCCCCGATGA
- a CDS encoding low molecular weight phosphatase family protein: MADNPSVLFVCVKNGGKSQMAAGLMRQLAGDRVHVNSAGTHPGANLNELSVTTLREIDVDITGQKPKPVTSDLVGAADLVVILGPEARLEPVDGTRFEVWETDEPSERGIDGADRMRLVRDDIAARVHQLAQELGPVKIHGSPATSIVIPTK; encoded by the coding sequence GTGGCCGACAACCCGAGCGTCCTGTTCGTCTGCGTGAAGAACGGAGGGAAGTCGCAGATGGCCGCCGGTCTCATGCGGCAGCTGGCCGGCGACCGCGTCCACGTCAATTCTGCCGGCACCCACCCGGGCGCGAACCTCAACGAGCTATCGGTGACGACCCTGCGCGAGATCGACGTCGATATCACCGGGCAGAAGCCGAAGCCCGTCACGTCCGACTTGGTCGGCGCAGCAGACCTCGTCGTCATTCTGGGCCCCGAGGCGCGGCTCGAACCCGTCGACGGCACCCGCTTCGAGGTCTGGGAGACCGACGAGCCCTCGGAACGAGGCATCGACGGTGCGGACCGCATGCGGCTGGTTCGCGACGACATCGCGGCACGAGTCCACCAGCTCGCGCAGGAACTGGGACCGGTCAAGATCCATGGGTCACCGGCCACTTCCATCGTGATACCCACGAAGTAG
- a CDS encoding ArsR/SmtB family transcription factor has protein sequence MSKSLQSDCAPFTADGLACCVPLAREPISAEQAAGVVAMLKAMADPARLRLLSLVLSHEGGEACVCDLLPHFDLSQPTISHHLKVLHEAGLLNREKRGTWVYYIARPEAMAALGALFATGNTANSNELVGASA, from the coding sequence ATGTCGAAGTCGTTGCAGAGTGACTGCGCACCCTTCACTGCCGACGGGCTGGCGTGCTGCGTCCCGTTGGCTCGCGAGCCCATCAGCGCCGAGCAGGCCGCCGGCGTGGTCGCGATGCTCAAGGCCATGGCCGATCCCGCCCGGTTGAGGCTGCTCTCGCTGGTGCTGTCCCACGAGGGCGGTGAGGCATGCGTGTGCGACCTGCTGCCGCACTTCGACCTGTCCCAGCCGACCATCAGCCACCACCTCAAGGTTTTGCACGAGGCCGGGCTGCTGAACCGCGAGAAGCGGGGCACCTGGGTCTACTACATCGCCCGACCCGAGGCCATGGCCGCGCTCGGAGCCCTGTTCGCCACCGGCAACACCGCGAACTCGAACGAGCTGGTGGGGGCTTCGGCATGA
- a CDS encoding low molecular weight phosphatase family protein: protein MAAAQAELVGEFAGVFSSQTVEQILEDSYARLLPASIEGFLPLLAERFARERLRAASRALPGREALRPLVLFVCTANSGRSQMAAALLALRSAGAVEVASAGTRPSDHVQDEVATVLAEVGVSTSELFPKPLTDEVVSGADVVVTMGCGDSCPVLPGRRYVDWDVADPACADLDVVRRVRDDIDAHISLLLDELLPDRGATAASAQL from the coding sequence TTGGCCGCGGCGCAGGCTGAGCTCGTCGGAGAGTTCGCCGGCGTCTTCTCCTCGCAGACGGTCGAGCAGATCTTGGAGGACAGCTACGCACGGTTGCTCCCGGCGAGCATCGAAGGGTTCCTGCCATTGCTAGCTGAGCGTTTCGCACGTGAACGGCTCCGGGCAGCCTCCCGCGCCTTGCCCGGGCGCGAGGCGCTGCGCCCATTGGTGCTGTTCGTGTGCACCGCCAACTCCGGGCGCTCGCAGATGGCCGCAGCGTTGCTCGCGCTGCGCTCAGCTGGTGCGGTCGAGGTCGCTTCGGCCGGGACCCGACCTAGTGACCACGTCCAGGACGAGGTCGCCACTGTCCTCGCTGAGGTGGGCGTGTCCACGTCCGAGCTGTTCCCCAAGCCGCTGACCGATGAGGTCGTCTCTGGTGCGGACGTGGTTGTGACCATGGGCTGCGGTGACTCGTGCCCGGTGCTGCCTGGGCGGCGCTACGTCGACTGGGACGTCGCCGACCCCGCCTGCGCCGACCTCGACGTCGTTCGGCGGGTGCGAGACGACATCGACGCGCACATCTCGTTGCTTCTCGACGAGCTTCTGCCTGACCGTGGTGCCACGGCTGCCTCAGCGCAGCTCTGA
- a CDS encoding low molecular weight phosphatase family protein, producing MTDTDLATSPKAGTGEPDVPQVVFACIRNGGRSVISRVLTEHYAGGHVRALSAGTQPGEHIHAEVAEVLEKLGLDTSGEQPKLLTHDTIATSTMAITLGCGEECPYVPGVKYIDWPVADPGGQDEATVRAIIADIDGRVRDLLIELVPDITLPASVLQQG from the coding sequence ATGACCGATACCGACCTCGCCACCAGCCCCAAAGCCGGGACCGGCGAGCCCGACGTTCCACAGGTCGTGTTCGCCTGCATCCGCAACGGCGGCCGCTCCGTCATCAGCCGAGTCCTCACCGAGCACTACGCGGGTGGCCACGTCCGCGCACTCTCCGCCGGCACCCAGCCCGGCGAGCACATCCACGCCGAAGTCGCCGAGGTCCTCGAGAAGCTCGGCCTCGACACCTCCGGCGAGCAACCCAAGCTCCTCACCCACGACACCATCGCCACCAGCACCATGGCCATCACCCTCGGCTGCGGCGAAGAGTGCCCCTACGTCCCCGGGGTGAAGTACATCGACTGGCCCGTCGCCGACCCCGGCGGCCAGGACGAAGCCACCGTGCGGGCCATCATCGCCGACATCGACGGACGGGTCCGCGACCTCCTGATCGAGCTTGTCCCCGACATCACCCTCCCGGCGTCGGTCCTCCAACAGGGCTGA